One stretch of Nycticebus coucang isolate mNycCou1 chromosome 7, mNycCou1.pri, whole genome shotgun sequence DNA includes these proteins:
- the ECEL1 gene encoding endothelin-converting enzyme-like 1 — MEAPYSMTAHYDEFQEVKYVSRCGAGGSRGASLPPGFPLSAGRSSSGARTGLPRWNRREVCLLSGLVFAAGLCAILAAMLALKYLGPGATGGGGGGACPEGCPERKAFARAARFLASNLDVSIDPCQDFYSFACGGWLRRHAIPDDRLTYGTIAAIGEQNEERLRRLLARSGGGPGGTAQRKVRAFFRSCLDMREIERLGPRPMLEVIEDCGGWDLGGAPERPGAAARWDLNRLLYKAQGVYSAAALFSLTVSLDDRNSSRYVIRIDQDGLTLPERTLYLAQDEESEKILTAYRVFMERVLSLLGADAVEQKAQEILQLEQRLANITVSEYDDLRRDVSSMYNKVTLGQLQKITPHLRWKWLLDQIFQEDFSEDEEVVLLATDYMQQVSQLIHSTPHRILHNYLVWRVVVVLSEHLSPPFREALHELAREMEGSDKPQELARVCLGQANRHFGMALGALFVHEHFSAASKAKVQQLVEDIKYILGQRLEELDWMDAETKAAARAKLQYMMVMVGYPDFLLKPEAVDKEYEFEVHEKTYFKNILNSIRFSIQLSVKKIRQEVDKSTWLLPPQALNAYYLPNKNQMVFPAGILQPTLYDPDFPQSLNYGGIGTIIGHELTHGYDDWGGQYGRAGNLLPWWTEASHSHFLRKAECVVHLYDNFTVYNQRVNGKHTLGENIADMGGLKLAYYAYQKWVREHGPEHPLHRLKYTHNQLFFIAFAQNWCIKRRSQSIYLQVLTDKHAPEHYRVLGSVSQFEEFGRAFHCPKDSPMNPAHKCSVW, encoded by the exons ATGGAGGCCCCGTATTCAATGACAGCGCACTATGACGAATTCCAGGAGGTCAAGTATGTTAGCAGGTGTGGCGCTGGCGGCTCGCGTGGGGCCTCGCTGCCCCCAGGCTTCCCGCTGAGCGCGGGGCGCAGCTCCTCCGGGGCCCGGACCGGACTGCCGCGCTGGAACCGACGCGAGGTGTGCCTGCTGTCGGGGCTGGTGTTCGCCGCAGGCCTTTGCGCCATCCTGGCGGCCATGCTGGCACTCAAGTACCTGGGCCCGGGCGCGACGGGCGGTGGTGGCGGCGGGGCCTGTCCCGAGGGCTGCCCTGAGCGCAAGGCCTTTGCGCGCGCTGCGCGCTTCCTGGCCTCCAACCTGGACGTCAGCATCGACCCATGCCAGGACTTCTACTCGTTCGCCTGTGGGGGCTGGCTGCGGCGCCACGCCATTCCCGACGACAGGCTCACTTATGGCACCATCGCGGCCATTGGCGAGCAGAATGAGGAGAGGCTACGGCGCCTGTTGGCGCGGTCCGGGGGTGGCCCGGGCGGCACGGCCCAGCGCAAGGTGCGCGCCTTCTTCCGCTCTTGCCTCGACATGCGGGAGATTGAGCGGCTTGGCCCGCGGCCCATGCTCGAGGTCATCGAGGACTGCGGGGGCTGGGACCTGGGTGGGGCGCCGGAGCGCCCGGGGGCCGCGGCCCGCTGGGACCTCAACCGGCTGCTGTACAAGGCGCAGGGCGTCTACAGCGCTGCCGCACTCTTCTCGCTCACGGTCAGCCTGGACGACAGGAACTCCTCACGCTATGTCATCCGC ATTGACCAGGATGGGCTCACCCTGCCAGAGAGGACTTTGTACCTAGCTcaggatgaggaaagtgagaaG ATCCTGACAGCGTACAGGGTGTTCATGGAGCGTGTGCTCAGCCTGCTGGGCGCAGATGCCGTGGAGCAGAAGGCCCAGGAGATACTGCAGCTGGAGCAGCGCCTGGCCAAT ATCACTGTGTCAGAGTATGATGATCTCCGGCGAGACGTTAGCTCCATGTACAACAAGGTGACTCTGGGACAGCTGCAGAAGATCACCCCCCAT TTGCGGTGGAAGTGGCTGCTGGACCAGATCTTCCAGGAGGACTTCTCAGAGGACGAGGAGGTGGTGCTGTTGGCCACGGACTACATGCAGCAGGTGTCCCAGCTCATTCACTCCACACCCCACAG GATCCTACACAACTATCTGGTGTGGCGTGTGGTGGTGGTCCTGAGTGAGCATCTGTCACCGCCTTTCCGTGAAGCGCTACATGAGCTGGCACGTGAGATGGAGGGTAGTGACAAGCCGCAGGAGCTGGCTCGGGTCTGCCTGGGCCAGGCCAACCGCCACTTTGGCATGGCACTTGGTGCCCTCTTTGTACATGAGCACTTCTCAGCTGCCAGCAAAGCCAAG GTACAGCAGCTGGTGGAAGACATCAAATACATCTTGGGCCAGCGCCTGGAAGAGCTGGACTGGATGGATGCTGAGACCAAGGCAGCTGCTCGGGCCAAG CTCCAGTACATGATGGTGATGGTCGGCTACCCAGACTTCCTGCTCAAACCCGAGGCTGTGGACAAGGAATACGAG TTTGAGGTCCACGAGAAAACCTACTTCAAGAACATCTTAAACAGCATCCGCTTCAGCATCCAGCTCTCAGTCAAGAAGATTCGGCAGGAGGTGGACAAGTCCAC ATGGCTGCTGCCCCCACAGGCGCTCAATGCCTACTATCTACCCAACAAGAACCAGATGG TATTTCCTGCTGGCATCCTGCAGCCCACTCTGTATGACCCTGACTTCCCACA GTCTCTGAACTACGGGGGCATTGGCACCATCATTGGGCATGAGCTGACCCATGGCTACGATGATTGGG GAGGCCAATATGGCCGAGCCGGGAACCTGCTGCCTTGGTGGACGGAGGCCTCCCACAGTCACTTCCTGCGAAAGGCGGAGTGCGTCGTCCACCTCTATGACAACTTCACTGTCTACAACCAGCGG GTGAACGGGAAGCACACTCTTGGGGAGAATATCGCGGACATGGGCGGCCTCAAGCTCGCCTATTAT GCCTATCAGAAGTGGGTGCGGGAGCATGGCCCAGAGCACCCGCTGCATCGGCTCAAGTACACACACAACCAGCTCTTCTTCATTGCCTTTGCCCAG AACTGGTGCATCAAACGGCGGTCACAGTCCATCTACCTGCAGGTGCTGACTGACAAGCACGCACCTGAGCACTACAG GGTGCTGGGCAGTGTGTCCCAGTTTGAGGAGTTTGGCCGGGCCTTCCACTGTCCCAAAGACTCACCCATGAACCCTGCCCACAAGTGCTCTGTGTGGTGA
- the ALPI gene encoding intestinal-type alkaline phosphatase, whose translation MLASWVLLLLGLRLQLSLGVIPAEEENPAFWNLKAAEALDAARKLRPIQTAAKNLILFLGDGMGVPTVTATRILKGHMNGNLGPETPLAMDHFPYLALSKTYNVDRQVPDSAGTATAYLCGVKANYQTIGVSAAARYNECATTYGNKVISVMYRAKKAGKSVGVVTTTRVQHASPAGTYAHTVNRNWYSDANMPISALQEGCQDIATQLISNMDIDVILGGGRKYMFPKGTPDPEYPEDASQDGVRLDGKNLVQEWLLKQQGARYVWNSSELIQASLDPSVTHLMGLFEPGDTKYETQRDPTVDPSLMEMTEVALRLLSRNPLGFYLFVEGGRIDHGHHDGKAYRALTEAVMFDSAIDKAGQLTSEQDTLILVTADHSHVFSFGGYTLRGSSIFGVAPSKAQDSKAYTSIVYGNGPGFAVSASGRPDVNESESGNPNYRQQAAVPLSSETHGGEDVAVFARGPQAHLVHGVQEQSFVAHVMAFAACLEPYTACGLAPPTGPTAAAHHGPAAGPLSLPLLAGTLLLLGAAVAP comes from the exons ATGCTGGCATCCTGGGTGCTGCTGTTGCTAGGCCTGAGGCTACAGCTGTCCCTTGGTGTCATCCCAG CTGAGGAGGAGAACCCAGCCTTCTGGAACCTCAAGGCAGCAGAGGCCCTGGATGCTGCCAGGAAGCTGCGGCCCATCCAAACGGCGGCCAAGAACCTCATCCTCTTCCTGGGCGATG GGATGGGGGTGCCCACGGTGACAGCCACTCGGATCCTAAAGGGGCACATGAATGGAAACCTGGGGCCTGAGACACCCTTGGCCATGGACCACTTCCCGTACCTGGCTCTGTCGAAG ACATACAACGTGGACAGACAAGTTCCAGATAGCGCAGGCACAGCCACGGCCTACCTGTGTGGGGTCAAGGCCAACTACCAGACCATTGGTGTGAGTGCAGCTGCCCGCTATAACGAGTGCGCAACAACATACGGCAACAAAGTCATCTCTGTGATGTACCGGGCCAAGAAAGCAG GGAAGTCGGTAGGAGTGGTGACCACAACGAGGGTGCAGCATGCCTCACCAGCTGGCACATACGCGCACACTGTGAACCGCAACTGGTACTCGGATGCCAACATGCCCATCTCGGCACTCCAGGAAGGCTGCCAGGACATCGCCACGCAGCTCATCTCCAACATGGACATTGAT gtgatcctggGAGGGGGCCGCAAGTACATGTTTCCCAAGGGGACCCCGGACCCTGAGTACCCTGAAGATGCCAGCCAGGATGGTGTCCGGTTAGATGGGAAGAACCTGGTGCAGGAGTGGCTGTTGAAACAGCAG GGTGCCCGCTATGTGTGGAACAGCTCGGAGCTCATTCAGGCATCCCTGGACCCATCTGTGACCCACCTCATGG GCCTCTTTGAGCCTGGAGACACAAAATATGAGACCCAACGAGACCCCACAGTGGACCCCTCCCTGATGGAGATGACGGAGGTGGCCCTGCGCCTACTGAGCAGAAACCCCCTCGGCTTCTACCTCTTCGTGGAAG GGGGCCGCATTGATCACGGTCATCATGATGGCAAGGCTTATCGGGCACTGACAGAGGCTGTCATGTTTGACTCTGCCATCGACAAGGCAGGCCAGCTCACCAGTGAGCAGGACACGCTGATCCTGGTCACCGCCGACCACTCCCACGTCTTCTCCTTTGGCGGCTACACTCTGCGCGGGAGCTCTATCTTCG GAGTTGCCCCCAGCAAAGCCCAGGACAGCAAGGCCTACACGTCCATTGTGTACGGCAACGGCCCGGGCTTCGCGGTCAGCGCGAGTGGTCGGCCCGACGTCAATGAGAGCGAGAGCG GAAACCCCAACTACCGGCAGCAGGCGGCGGTGCCTCTGTCGTCGGAGACGCACGGCGGCGAGGACGTGGCGGTGTTCGCGCGCGGCCCGCAGGCGCACCTGGTGCACGGCGTGCAGGAGCAGAGCTTCGTCGCGCACGTCATGGCCTTCGCCGCCTGCCTGGAGCCCTACACCGCCTGCGGCCTGGCGCCCCCTACCGGCCCCACCGCCGCCGCGCACCACGGGCCGGCCGCGGGCCCGCTGTCCCTGCCGCTGTTGGCCGGGACCTTGCTGCTGCTGGGGGCGGCCGTCGCGCCATGA